TCGCCGGCGCGTCGCCCTGCACGGCGCTGGCCAGCGCCGTCGCGCTGGTGACGGTCACCGTGCCACCGCCGGCACCGCCGGTGGTGCCGCCATTCTGGGTGGCCCACCCGACCAGGCCGGTCTGCGGCGGAGTGGTGGGCGGCGGGTCGGTCGGTGGCGGGTCGGTGGGTGGCGGCGTGGTGGTGGGTGGCGGCGTGGTGGTGGGTGGGGTGGTCGGTCCGCCGCCGGCGCCGTCCACCACGACGTCGTCGAAGACCGCGCTGGCGTACGCGGTGACCAGCGCGATCCGGCCGGCCGGGTACGCGGTGCTCGTGCCGGCGCCGACCTGCGCGCCGTTGACGAAGCCGCGCACTGTGCTGCCGGCGGTCTCCAGGCGCAGCGTGTACCAGGTGCCGGTGGCGACGGAAAGCGCGGTCGAGCCGAGCACGGTGATCGAGCTGCCGTTGACCACCTGGAGTTCGGCCCGGTTGGCGTTGGTCAACGCGAGCCGGTACATCTTGGTCGCGCTGCCGGATCGGGCGGCCAGCGCGACCAGCCGGTTGGCACCGCTGAACGACAGGGGCTTGACCCGCGCCTGTACCTGGTAGTCGGTCCAGCTGGTCTGCCCGGCGAAGGCCCGGGCCAGCTCGCTGCCGGTGTTGGCCTGCCGGTAGGCCGGCGTGCCGTCGGTGACCACCGACCAGTCGCCGCCGGACTTCGACCAGCCGTCGGCGTTGCCGTCGTCGAAGGTGTCGCCGAACAGGGCGGCCGCCTGGGCGCCGGTGGTCACGCCGACGGCCAGTGCGACGGCGGCGAGGCCGGCGCCGGCCGTGGCCAGCGCTGCTCGGGGTGGGTGGGGGATGCGCACGGGGTCTCCTCGGGGGTGGGGTGCCGGGCGTCCGTGGGCGGTCGGAGTGGGGCCCGACGGGCGCCGGTCGGTCCGGCGCCCGCGATGGTGGGCCGGTCGGTCAGACCGGCAGCCGGTCGGCGCCGGCGAGCGGGCCGACCAGGAGCGGGACCAGCGGGGCCGGCAGGACCGGGCCGTGGCGCAGGGTGGGCGTCCAGCCGGCGTCGGCGCCCAGGTCGGGGTCGTGCGCCGTGTTGTACGCCGCCAGCAGGTCGACCGGCCGGGCCGGGCCGCCGCCCTGGCGGATCCAGGTGCCCCGCTCGGTGAGCGCGGTGCCGCCCCAGTCGTACAGCAGGTCGGCCGGGTCGACAGCGGTGTCCAGCGTGAAGTGGTTGTTCTGGACGTACAGCGCGGACTGCACGCCGACGCCGAGCGCGTACTGGAAGTCGTTCCCGCCGAGCCGGTAGTGGTTGTTGTAGAGGTCGACCTGGCCGAAGCGCACCCGGGGCAGCCGTTGCAGGACGCCGTCGAAGAGGTTGTGGTGCAGCGTGACCTTCAGCCGGCCGACGTCCGGGCCGACCGTGTTGGACGAGCCGATCAGCATCAGCTTGTCGCGCCCCGTGAAACGGTTCCAGGAGGCGGTGACCAGGCTGGCCGTGTGCGTGACGTCCAGCGAACCGTCGTGCACCTGGTACGGCCGTCCGAAGTAGGTCGGTTGGGCGCTGTCCGGGTTGCCGCCGTCGGTGAAGGTGTTGTGGTCGACCCAGACGTGCTCGCTGCGGCGTACCGAGATCTGGTCGTACTGGCTGTTCCAGTTGCCGGCCTCGCCGTCCGTCGGTGACCAGGCGGGGAAGCAGTCCCGGGCGTCCACGAAGGTCAGGTTGCGCACGATGACGTTCGACGCCCGGTCGATCATGAGGGTGAGCCCGGTCAGCCGGGCGCCGCGCAGCCCGACGATCGTGGTGTTGGGGCCGACGTTGAGCTGGGTCTGCCGGGTCTGGTTGGCCACCGAGCGCACCCGGGCCTCCTCCAGCGGCCCGGCCGGCGGCACCCGACCCCACACCGCCGGGTCGTACGCGGCCAGGTAGGCGTCCAGCCGGTACGCCGGGTCGGCCAGATCCGCGCAGCTCAGCGGTGTGCCGTCGGGCCCCTCGAAGCCGTCGACGACGCCGTCCAGGTAGATGAGTTTCGGGGTGGCGTCGGTGGCGTTGCCGGCGTTGTCGCCACCGAGCGCGGCGACCAGCTCGGCCCGGCTGCGGACCACCCGGGTCCGCTCGGGCGTCGCGGCCGAGCCGCCGGTGGTCCCGGTGCCCTCGGCCGCCCAGCCGTCGCGTTCGGGCAGCACCTGCCGGCCGAGGTGGTGGGCCGCCCGGGACAGCCGGTCGGCGGCTGCCGGTGCGTCGGCGCGGGGGGCGGCGCCGGCCGGAGCGGCACCGAGCACAAGGGCGGTCACCGTAGCGGCGGTGAGGATTCTGCGCATCGATTCTTCCCGTTCGCTGGTGGTGGTTCGGCAGTCACCAGAAACGGTAGGTTCGCAGTTTTATAAGAGTCAATATGTATTGTGTGCAGGAATGTTGCAGTTGTCGGGCTCGACCGGCATTGCCCCGACCGTCGCGGGTCGGGTATCCGAGGATCCGTCCGATGCGGCCCGAACGAGTCCGGGCGGTGTTTGCAGTCCGGTTGCCGTCGCCTCCCTATCCCGCCAGCTCCGCGCGGTACGCCGGCACCGCCCACGGCACCGCCAGCTCACACGGCAGCGCCCCCCTCTCGGCCGCCCGGCGCAGCACGTCGACCACGTCCCGCAGGTGGCGTACCCGCTCCCCGCCGTCGCCCACCACGGAGACCAGGTCGCCGTCGAGCAGTCGGGGCTCCGGCGCGGCCCGCAGCGCGTCCAGCAGCGCGGTGAACGGCGCGGTACGGGCCAGCGGGGCGATCAGTGGGGTGCCGGCCGGGTCGGCCCGGTGCGCGAGCAGGTTCTCCAGCATCCCCCGCCGGCCGGGCACCCGGCGGGTCACCACGTCGCCGGGCAGGCGCAACCGGTCCGTCGGATACTCCAGCACCGCCAGCCCCGCCGTGCCGGTGACCACCACCTCGCCCGCCACGAACTCCTCCGCGGCCAGGGTGACGGCGGCCAGCACCGGCGGGCCGGCGCGGAACCGGACCCGCAGCACCGCTGTGTCCTCCACCTCGATCGGTCGTACCCGGTAGCGCTCCACCTCGATCGCGACCGGCCACTGCGGCGCCCCGCCGAGCGTCTCGGCGACCGCCAGGCACTGCATCACCGCGTGCGCGAGTGGATTGGCCAGCGCGCCGTCCAGCACCGGACGGCCGTCCACGCTGCGCCGACCGGCCCACGGGGAGCGGGCGTAGTAGGCGTCCGGCCGCTGCCACGCGGCGACTGTGGCGATGCCGGTGACCGTGCCCAGCCGGCCGGCGGCCAGCGCGTCGGTCAGCGCGGTCAGCGCCGCCGAGCCGAGCGCCTGGAAACCGACCTGGGCCACCCGGCCGGCCGCCGCCAGCGCCGCGCTCAGCTCCTCGTGCTCGGCCAGCGACAGCACCGGCGGCTTCTCCAGCAACAGGTCCGCGCCGGCGGCCAGGGCGTCCCGGGCGATCGGCAGGTGGGTGTGCGGCGGAGTGCAGATCACCACCACCTCCGGGCGCGCCGCGGCGAGCATCGCGCGGTGGTCGGTGAACACCTGCACCCCGGGCGGCACCGGTGCGTTCGGGTCGTCCTCCACCGGCCGGACGTCGACCAGGGCGACCAGCCGCAGCCGACCGGCGGCGTGCAGCGGCGCGATGACCCGCCGGTGCCACCGGCCGTGCCCGTTCGCCCCGATCACCGCCACCCGCGGCGGCGGCGCCGGCCCGTTCACCGGGCACCCGCCAGCGTCGGCCCGTTCACCGGGCACCCGCCAGGGTCGCCTCGACGCCGTGCCGCGCCAGCGCGGTCAGCCAGCCGGTCACCTCGGCCCGTACCTCGTCGTCCCCGGCCACCTCGGCCGGGACGATTTCGCGCAGCGCGAAGACCGCGTCCACCGCGCCGGCCGGGCTCTGCGTGCCGGCGGACAGCGCGGCCCGGATCGGCTCGGCGAGGGGGTCCTGAAAGGGCAGCGACCGGCCGTCGTCGGTGTACCCCAGCGCGAAGCGCAGCCAGGCCGCCACGACCAGCGCGGCCCAGCGCGCGGACCGGCCGGCCGCGCGCAGGTCGGCGATGGTGTGCAGGACCCGCTGCGGCAGCTTCTGCGAGCCGTCCGTCGCCACCTGCAGGGTGCGGTGCCGGATCGCCGGGTTGCCGAACCGGGCCAGGACCTGCTCGCCGTAGTCGACGACCCGGACCCCGTCCGGCGGGGTGAAGCTGTGTGCCACGTCCTCGGCGATGAGCCGGCGCAGCACGTCGGCCAGGTGCGGGATCTCCAGCGCGTCGGCGATCGTCTCCCGACCGGCCAGCGCACCCAGGTACGCGATGGCCGAGTGGACGCCGTTGAGGCTGCGCAGCTTCAACCGCTCCCACGGGCCGGCGTCGTCGGTGAGCACCGCCCCGGCGTGCTCCCATCCCGGCCGGCCGCCAAGGAAGTCGTCCTCGATCACCCACTGCGCGTACGGCTCGGCGGCCACCGCGGCGAGGTCGGTCACGCCGAGCGCCCGGCGGGCCGCCTCGATCGTCTCCGGGGTGCTGGCCGGCACGATCCGGTCCACCATGGTGCCCGGGCAGGTGACGTTGCCGGCCACCCAGTCGACCAGCCCGGTGGGCACCCCGACGGCCCGGCCGACCGCCTGGTCGACGAGGCCGCGCAGCCGCCGGCCGTTGGCCGGGAGGTTGTCGCAGCTGACCAGCGCCACCGGTCCCGCGTCGGCGGCGGCCCGGGCGGCCAGGCCACGCAGCAGCAGACCCGGCACGGTGGTCGGCGGGCGGCCGCCGGCCAGGTCCGCGGCGAGCGCCGAGTCGGGGCACAACTGACCGGTCACCGGGTCGAGTTGGTACGCCTTCTCGGTGACGGTCAGCGTCACGACCCGCACCGCCGGGTCGGCCAGCAGCGCCACCACCGCGTCCGGGTCGCTGGGCGCGTGCCGTACCCCGCTCAGCGCACCCACCACCCGCGTGGCGCTGCCGGCGGCGGAGAGGGTGCTGACGCTGAACAGGTTGTCCTGCGCGGCGAGCGCCTCGACCAGGGAGGTGCTGCGCGGGGCGACCGCCACGATGCCCCAGTCGCCACCGGCCGCGCCGATCGCGGCCTCGGTGTAGACGGCCTGGTGCGCCCGGTGGAACGCACCCAGCCCGAGGTGCACGACGCCGGCCGGCACTGTGCCCGGACGCACGAGCGGTCGGGCCGCGGCGGGCAGCCGGCGCAGCACACCCAGGCCGAGCCGGGAGGAGCCGACGGTCACCGCCACGCCGGGCCGTCCGGGAAGCGGAACTCGGCGATCGACGCCGGCTTCATGGCGGCGCTGTAGCCGGGCCGCTCGGGCAGCAGGTAGCGGCCACCACGGGTGCGTACCGGGTCGACGAAGTGTTCGTGCAGATGGTCGACGTACTCGATCATCCGCCCGTCCAGGTCGGTGCCGACCCGCAGGTAGTCGAAGATCGCCAGGTGCTGGACGTACTCGCAGAGGCCGACGCCGCCGGCGTGCGGGCAGACCGGCACCCCGAACTTCGCCGCCAGCAGCAGTTCCGCGAGCACCTCGTTGACCCCGCCGACCCGGCACGCGTCGATCTGCATCACGCCGATCGCCTCGGCCTGGAGCAGCTGCTTGAAGATCACCCGGTTGGCGGCCACCTCACCGGTGGCCACCCGGCACCGGCCGCCGGTCAGCTCGTCGACAGCGCGGGCGATCCGGGCGTGGCCGAGGATGTCGTCGGCGTGCGTCGGCTCCTCGATCCAGTACGGGTCCACCTCGGCCAGCACTGTCATCGCGGTGATCGCCTCGTCGACGTCCCAGACCTGGTTGGCGTCCATCATCAACAGCGCGTCCGGGCCGATCTCGGCCCGGATGATCCGGGCCCGGCGCAGGTCGTCGGCGAGTGGGCCGCCGACCTTCATCTTCATCGCCCGCCAGCCGTCGTCGTACGCCTGCCGGGTCAGGGCCCGCACCTTGTCGTCCTGGTAGCCCAGCCAGCCGACCGAGGTGGTGTAGGAAGCGAAACCACTCTGCCTGAGTTCCGCGAGCCGGCCATCGGATCCGATCAATCCCTTGTCGAGGATGGCCGCCGCCTCGTCGGGGGTGAGCGCGTCGGTGATGTGCTTGAAGTCGACGCTGGCGACGAGGTCGTCGGTGGGCAGTTCGGCGAGGAACCGCCACATCGGTTTGCCGGCCAGGGTGGCCCGCAGGTCCCACACCGCGTTGACCAGAGCGCCGGTCGCCATGTGGATGACGCCCTTCTCCGGGCCCAGCCAGCGCAGCTGCACGTCGGCGCTGAGCGAACGCCAGAACGCGACCGGCTCGGCGGCGATCTCCTCGACCGTGCGCCCCCGCACGTGGTGGGACAGCGCGCGCACGGCCGCACAGGTGATCTCGTTGCCCCGCCCGTTGGTGAAGGTGAAGCCGGCGCCGGTCGGCCCGGCGTCGGTGCCCAGCTCCACGTAGGTCGCCGAGTAGTCGCCCCGGTTGATCGCGTCGGAGCCGTCGCCCCGCGCGGCGGTCGGGAACCGCACGTCGTGCACCTCGACGGAGGTGATGGTGACGCTCACTGGTTGATGCCTCCGAAGTTGAAGACCCGCTTGGGCAGCCGGTACGCCAGGTCGACGATGGTCTCGGCGGCCTCGTCGAGAGGAAGCCGGTGCTCGGCGACCAGCCGGGCCAGGAAGCCGGCGTCCACCCGGCGGGCCACGTCGTGGCGGACCGGGATCGAGCAGAACGCCCGGGTGTCGTCGACGAATCCGGTGGTGTTGTAGAACCCGGCGGTCTCGGTGACCGTCTCCCGGAACCGGCGCAGCACCTCGGGGGAGTCCAGGAACCACCAGGGCGCGCCGAGCAGCAGCGCGGCGTAGCCGCCGGCCAGGGGCGCCAGCTCGCGGGTGAAGGTGTCCTCGTCGAGGGTGTAGAGCACCACCCGCAGCCGGGGATCGTTGCCGTAGCGCTCCAGCAGTGGAGCGAGCCCGTGCACGTACTCGGTGGCCTGCGGGACGTCCCCGCCGACGTCGCGACCGTGCCGGGCGTACAGCCAGCGGTTGTGGTTGCGCACCGCTCCGGGGTGCAGCTGCATGACCAGGCCGTCGTCGAGCGACATCCTTGCGAACTCCACAAGCATGTGCGCCCGGAACGCTTCCGCGTCGGCCGGGTCGGCCTCGCCGCGCCGGCCCCGGTCGAACAGCCGCGCGGCCTCCTGTGGTGCCAGGTCCAGCGTGCGGGCGGTGGGGTGGCCGTGGTCGGAGGAGGTCGCCCCGGCGGCGATGAACGCGGCCCGGCGTGCCCGCAACGCGGCCAGGTAGCCGGCGTACGTGCCGGTGTCCTCACCGGCCAGTTCGCCGAGGCGGTCGACGTTTGTCGACCAGCCCTCGAACTCCATGTCCACCACGTCGTCCGGGCGGAAGGTGGTGACGACCCGGCCGCCCGGCCCGCCCCAGCCGTCGGCGGCGAGCTTGGCGTGCTGGCCGAGGTCGTCCAGCGGAGACTCGGTGGTGGCCAGCACCTCGATGCCGAACCGCTCGAACAGCGCCCGGGGCCGGAAGTCCGGCTCGGCGAGCCGGGCGGCCAGCTCGTCGTAGAGGGTGTCGGCGGTGGCCGGGCCGAGCGGAGTGTGCACCCCGAACACGGTGCGGAAGGTCTGCTCCAGCCACAGTCGCGACGGAGTGCCCCGGAACAGGTGCCAGTGCGCGGCGAAGCGCCGCCAGATGACCCGGCCGTCGGTCTCCACGGTGCTGCCGTCGCGGGCGGGCACGCCCAGGTCCGACGGGGGTACGCCCTGGCTGAGCAGCATCCGGGTCAGGTAGTGGTCGGGCACGATGAGCAGCTGCGCCGGGTCGGGGAACGGCCGGTCCTCGGCGAGCAGGGCCGGGTCGACGTGCCCGTGCGGCGAGATGATGGGTTGCTCGGCCGCGAGGGCGTACAGCTCCCGGGCCAGCGCGCGCAGGCCGGGCTCGGGCGGCAGGAGCAGGTCGGTGTTGTCGAACGTCGGCACGGGGGATGCGCTCCTCGTCGGTGGGTCAGCGGGGGGTGAGCAGGTCGGCGACCCGGACCGGTTGACCGGTCTCGAAGGACCGGTTGGCGGCCAGGCCGGTGAGCAGGGCCAGGGCGCCGTCGTCGGCGGTCGCGGCGCGGTCCAGTGGGTCCGGGTGGCCACCGAAGAGCACGCCTGTCATCCGGGCGTCCGCGCCGCCGTGTCCGTGCCGGGTGCGGCCCTCGACGGGGATGTGCCGGGGCGGCGCCCAGAACGGGCGCAGGGTGAGCGTCGCGCCGCCGCCCTCGGCCGGCGCTTCGGCACCGTGCAGCGCGGCGCCCTTGACCGCGCCGGCGGTGCCCCGGTCGACGAAGTCGTTCTCGGTCACCTCCAGCTCCAGCCGACCCCGGCTGCCGTTGACCATCACCCGGTAGCCCTCCCAGGGGGCGTACGCGGTGAGGTGGTAGGTCATCGTCGCGCCGGTGGAGTAGCGGGCGAGCACCGCCATGTCGTCCTCGATGCTCATGCCGGGGGCGAACACGTTGCGGTCGCGCTGGTAGCCGTCCTCGGCCTCGGCGTCGAGGTACAGCTCGCGCAGTCGAGGGTGCGCGTCCAGCCGCAGCGCGAAGGGGTCGTCCGCGGCGGCGGGGGAGCCGTACGCCCGGTCGTAGTCGCGGGCGTAGCCGTGCCGGCGGCCGGTGTCGCCGTAGAAGAAGAGGCGCCCGGCCGAGTACACCTCGACCGGAATGGCGTCCAGCCACCAGTTGACCAGGTCGAAGTGATGGCTGGCCTTGTGCACCATCAGCCCGCCGGAGACGGCCTTGTCCCGGTGCCAGCGGCGGAAGTAGTCGGCCCCGTGCCGCACGTCGAGCAGCCACTCGAAGTGGACCGAGCCGATCTCGCCGACCGCGCCCTCGGCGAGCAGTCGGCGTACCTGCTCGTGCAGCGGGTTGTAGCGGTAGTTGAAGGCGACCGTCACCCGGCCGCCGGTCTCCGCCACGGCGTCCAGGATCCGCCGGCAGCGCGGCGCGTCCACGGTCATCGGCTTCTCGGTGACGACCTCGCGCCCGGCGCGCAGCGCGGCCACCACGTACTCGTCATGGGTGACGTCCACGCTGGTGACCAGGACGACGTCAACCCGCTCCTTGTCCAGCATGGCCGGAAAGTCGCCGGCCGGGTACGTCGGCACCGGGCGGTGGCCCAGCTCGGTGAGCCAGCGGTTGTGCGCGTCCATCCGGGCCTGGTTGACGTCGGCGAAGGCGACCAGCTCGGTGGTGTCGGCGTGGTCGAGCACCAGGGCCCGGACGAACATCTCCGCCCGCGCTCCGGTGCCCACGACGGCGTACCGGACCCGGCCGTCGGCTGTGGGTGACATGCGGTCGCCTCCCGGGTGGTCCTGCAAAGGTTTGCAGTGAAGTAATCACGCTCGATCCGATCGCGTCAACGAGGGCGGAACAATCGGCGGTAAATGTCAGTGTTTGCCGGCCTGGAAGTCGCCATCGGGAGTCCTGGCGCAACAGAACCGTAATCGTTCGCCGTTGACACTGGAGCAACCGTTTGCATTAATTGGCCCCACCCACGTGACCGCCGCCACATCGGACGAAGGGGCCGCCGTGCCAGTCACCATCCGGGACGTCGCCCGCGCCTCCGGGGTGCATATCTCCACCGTGTCGCGCACCTTCTCCGCTCCGCACCTGGTCAACCCGGAGACCCGGGTCCGGGTGCTGGCCTGCGCGGAGGACCTGGGCTACCGGCCGAACCGCGCCGCACGGGCCCTGATCACCGGGCGGACGCACAACATCGGGCTGATCATCGCGGACATCGCGAACCCCTTCTTCCCGCCGCTGATCAAGGCGGCGGAGAGTCAGGCCCGGCACCGCGACTACCACGTCTTCGTGGCCGACACCAATGAGGACCCGACCGCCGAGGAGGAGTTGGTCCACGCTCTGGCCAAGCAGGTGGACGGGGTGCTGCTGTGCAGCCCACGGATGAGCAACAGCCTGATCGAGCAGCTCAGCCGCGAGGTGCCGCTGGTGGTGGTGAACCGCCAGGTCACCGGGCTGCCCTGTGTGCTGATGGATGTCGGGCAGGGTGCCCGGGCCGCGATCGAGCACCTGATCGGCCTGGGCCACACCCGCATCGCGCTGCTCGGCGGCCCACGCAGCTCGTGGACCAACCGGGAGATGCGCCGGGCCGCCACCACGGCCGCGCGGGCCGGCGGCGCCGAGCTGACGGTGCTCGGCCCGAACGCGCCCACCGAGACCGGTGGGTCCGCGGTCGCCGAGCAGGTGCGGCGCAGCGGCGTGTCCGGCGTGCTCGCCTACAACGACCTGATGGCGATCGGCCTCATCGAGGGGCTGGACGCGCTCGGGGTCCGGGTGCCGCAGGAGGTGAGCGTCGTCGGGGTCGACGACATCGCCCTGAGCCGGCTCACCCGCCCCAAACTGACGACGGTGGCCACACCCACCGCGGCCGCCGGCCGGACGGCCGTCGACATGCTGCTGCAACAGGACACCGAGTCACCGCGCGGTGCGCGGGGGCCCGGTGCCGGCACGGCGCTCGGCGTCCGTCGTACCACCGCACAGGTAATGCTCCAGACCGACCTGGTCATCCGCGACTCGACCGGCCCGGGCCCGCGGGCCCGACCGGCACGTCCCCTGGCCGCGCCGCTGGGCCCGGACCCGCATTGCCCTGCGGGCCCGGGCACCCCGACCACGGCCACCGGTGACGCCGTCGCCTCCTAATGCCGAGGAGTGAGCGCACATGCACCCCGCAACGCCCCCCACCGCCAGCGCGCCCGTCGGGCGCACCCACCGTACTCCGCTGCCCCGGCGGCGGCTGTTGCGCGGCCTGCTCGCCGCGACGGTCGCCGCGCCACTGCTGTTCGGCGCCGTGGCCTGCGGCGGAGACGACGGCACTGCCGCCGATCCAAACGCCCCGGTCAAGCTCTCCATCTTCTGGTGGGGCGGTGACGCCCGGGCCAAGCTGACCGAGGACGCCCTGGCCCTTTACACCAAGAAGCACCCGAACGTGACTTTCGAGAAGACCTGGCAGGCCAACCAGGGCTACTTCGACAAGCTGGCGACGCTCACCGCCGGCGGAAACCCGCCCGACCTGTTCCAGATCGACGACAACTACCTGGCCGAGTACGCGGCCCGCAACACCACGCTCGACCTGACGTCCTACCAGAAGTCCGGGAAGCTGGACACGTCGAAGTTCCCCGAGAGCCTCTGGCAGTACGGCGTCGTCGACGGCAAGCTCGCCGGCCTGGCCTCCGGGGAGAACACCCAGGGCCTCGTCTACAACAAGACGCTGCTGACCAGGCACGGCCTGCCCGAACCCACCACCGGAATGACCTGGGAGCAGCACATCGCCTGGGCCGAGCAGGTCACCGCCAAGACCAAGGTGCCCGGCACCCAGGACCCGAGCGCCGACTACAAGGCGTTCTGGGTCTGGCTGCGCCAGCAGGGCAAGGACCTGTACAAGGGCAAGGAGTTGGGCTTCACCGCCGAGGACGTGACCAAGTGGTTCGAGCTGTGGAAGGGCGCCCGGGACCGCAGGGCGACGCCGACCGCCGACGTGATCCACGAGGGCAACTCCAGCGACATCACCAAGCAGCTGGTGGTGACCGGCAAGTCGGCGACCTCCTGGGTCTGGGCCAACCAGATGCCCGACCTGAAGAAGAACACCAAGGACGAGCTGGGCGTGATCGCCTACCCCGGTGACCCGAGCGCGCAGTGGGCCCGGGCCTCGATGTACTGGTCGGTGTTCAAGGGCAGCAAGAACAAGGACGTCGCGGTCGACGTGATCAACTTCCTGAACAACGACCAGGAGGCGGTCAAGCTGCTCGGCACCGACCGGGGCCTGCCGTCCAACCAGGACCTGCGCCGGGTGGTCAGCGACGACACCACCGACCCGGCGATGAAGCAGTCCATCGCGGTCGAGGCCGAGCTGACCCAGAAGTTCGGCAAGGCCCCGCAGGTGCCGATCAAGGGGCACAGCAAGGTCCGCTCGGAGCTGATCAAGGCCGCCGAGAACGCCCAGTACGGCCGGGCCACCCCCGCCGCGGCCGCCGCCCAGTTCATCGAGGCGTGCAAGGCCGCCATCGCCTGACCGCCGCACCAGGCGAGGAGAGGAGCTGTTCGTGGCGTTGACCACGGCGCCCGACCCGACCCGACCTGATCCCGGCTCCGTCCGGGCCCGCGCCGACCGGCGCGGGCCCGGACGCGCCCGGCACAGCGAAGGTCTGGCGGGGTACGTCTTCCTGTCGCCGTGGCTCATCGGCCTGATGGGTGTCACGGCGATCCCGATGCTGCTGTCGCTCTACCTGAGCTTCACCAACTACGACATCCTCACCCCCTTCTCCGAGGTGCAGTGGGTGGGGCTGGCCAACTACGAGCGGATGTTCACCGCCGACCCGTCGTACTGGCACGCGGTGCGGGTCACCCTCACCTTCGCGCTGATCGCCGTACCGCTGAAACTGGCCGCGGCGCTCGGCGTGGCGCTGCTGCTCAACCGCGCGTGGCGGGGGGTCGGGCTGTTCCGCGGGCTGTTCTACCTGCCGTCGCTGCTCGGCGGCAGCGTCGCGCTGGCCATCGTCTGGGTCAACATGTTCAACCGCGACGGCGCGTTCAACTCGCTGCTCAGCCTCTTCGGCATCCAGGGCAAGCCCTGGGTCAACGACCCGGACTGGGCACTGGAGACGCTGATGGTGCTGGCCATCTGGCAGTTCGGCGCGCCGATGGTGATCTTCCTGGCCGGGCTCAAGCAGGTGCCCACCGAGCTGTACGAGGCCGCGTCGGTCGACGGCGCCGGCCGGTTCCGCCAGTTCCGCAACGTCACCCTGCCGATGCTCTCCCCGGTGATCTTCTTCAACCTGGTGCTGG
Above is a window of Micromonospora coriariae DNA encoding:
- a CDS encoding mannitol dehydrogenase family protein is translated as MAVTVGSSRLGLGVLRRLPAAARPLVRPGTVPAGVVHLGLGAFHRAHQAVYTEAAIGAAGGDWGIVAVAPRSTSLVEALAAQDNLFSVSTLSAAGSATRVVGALSGVRHAPSDPDAVVALLADPAVRVVTLTVTEKAYQLDPVTGQLCPDSALAADLAGGRPPTTVPGLLLRGLAARAAADAGPVALVSCDNLPANGRRLRGLVDQAVGRAVGVPTGLVDWVAGNVTCPGTMVDRIVPASTPETIEAARRALGVTDLAAVAAEPYAQWVIEDDFLGGRPGWEHAGAVLTDDAGPWERLKLRSLNGVHSAIAYLGALAGRETIADALEIPHLADVLRRLIAEDVAHSFTPPDGVRVVDYGEQVLARFGNPAIRHRTLQVATDGSQKLPQRVLHTIADLRAAGRSARWAALVVAAWLRFALGYTDDGRSLPFQDPLAEPIRAALSAGTQSPAGAVDAVFALREIVPAEVAGDDEVRAEVTGWLTALARHGVEATLAGAR
- a CDS encoding pectate lyase family protein, which produces MRRILTAATVTALVLGAAPAGAAPRADAPAAADRLSRAAHHLGRQVLPERDGWAAEGTGTTGGSAATPERTRVVRSRAELVAALGGDNAGNATDATPKLIYLDGVVDGFEGPDGTPLSCADLADPAYRLDAYLAAYDPAVWGRVPPAGPLEEARVRSVANQTRQTQLNVGPNTTIVGLRGARLTGLTLMIDRASNVIVRNLTFVDARDCFPAWSPTDGEAGNWNSQYDQISVRRSEHVWVDHNTFTDGGNPDSAQPTYFGRPYQVHDGSLDVTHTASLVTASWNRFTGRDKLMLIGSSNTVGPDVGRLKVTLHHNLFDGVLQRLPRVRFGQVDLYNNHYRLGGNDFQYALGVGVQSALYVQNNHFTLDTAVDPADLLYDWGGTALTERGTWIRQGGGPARPVDLLAAYNTAHDPDLGADAGWTPTLRHGPVLPAPLVPLLVGPLAGADRLPV
- a CDS encoding Gfo/Idh/MocA family protein, coding for MNGPAPPPRVAVIGANGHGRWHRRVIAPLHAAGRLRLVALVDVRPVEDDPNAPVPPGVQVFTDHRAMLAAARPEVVVICTPPHTHLPIARDALAAGADLLLEKPPVLSLAEHEELSAALAAAGRVAQVGFQALGSAALTALTDALAAGRLGTVTGIATVAAWQRPDAYYARSPWAGRRSVDGRPVLDGALANPLAHAVMQCLAVAETLGGAPQWPVAIEVERYRVRPIEVEDTAVLRVRFRAGPPVLAAVTLAAEEFVAGEVVVTGTAGLAVLEYPTDRLRLPGDVVTRRVPGRRGMLENLLAHRADPAGTPLIAPLARTAPFTALLDALRAAPEPRLLDGDLVSVVGDGGERVRHLRDVVDVLRRAAERGALPCELAVPWAVPAYRAELAG
- a CDS encoding enolase C-terminal domain-like protein, translating into MSVTITSVEVHDVRFPTAARGDGSDAINRGDYSATYVELGTDAGPTGAGFTFTNGRGNEITCAAVRALSHHVRGRTVEEIAAEPVAFWRSLSADVQLRWLGPEKGVIHMATGALVNAVWDLRATLAGKPMWRFLAELPTDDLVASVDFKHITDALTPDEAAAILDKGLIGSDGRLAELRQSGFASYTTSVGWLGYQDDKVRALTRQAYDDGWRAMKMKVGGPLADDLRRARIIRAEIGPDALLMMDANQVWDVDEAITAMTVLAEVDPYWIEEPTHADDILGHARIARAVDELTGGRCRVATGEVAANRVIFKQLLQAEAIGVMQIDACRVGGVNEVLAELLLAAKFGVPVCPHAGGVGLCEYVQHLAIFDYLRVGTDLDGRMIEYVDHLHEHFVDPVRTRGGRYLLPERPGYSAAMKPASIAEFRFPDGPAWR
- the uxaC gene encoding glucuronate isomerase, with the protein product MPTFDNTDLLLPPEPGLRALARELYALAAEQPIISPHGHVDPALLAEDRPFPDPAQLLIVPDHYLTRMLLSQGVPPSDLGVPARDGSTVETDGRVIWRRFAAHWHLFRGTPSRLWLEQTFRTVFGVHTPLGPATADTLYDELAARLAEPDFRPRALFERFGIEVLATTESPLDDLGQHAKLAADGWGGPGGRVVTTFRPDDVVDMEFEGWSTNVDRLGELAGEDTGTYAGYLAALRARRAAFIAAGATSSDHGHPTARTLDLAPQEAARLFDRGRRGEADPADAEAFRAHMLVEFARMSLDDGLVMQLHPGAVRNHNRWLYARHGRDVGGDVPQATEYVHGLAPLLERYGNDPRLRVVLYTLDEDTFTRELAPLAGGYAALLLGAPWWFLDSPEVLRRFRETVTETAGFYNTTGFVDDTRAFCSIPVRHDVARRVDAGFLARLVAEHRLPLDEAAETIVDLAYRLPKRVFNFGGINQ
- a CDS encoding pectate lyase family protein; its protein translation is MRIPHPPRAALATAGAGLAAVALAVGVTTGAQAAALFGDTFDDGNADGWSKSGGDWSVVTDGTPAYRQANTGSELARAFAGQTSWTDYQVQARVKPLSFSGANRLVALAARSGSATKMYRLALTNANRAELQVVNGSSITVLGSTALSVATGTWYTLRLETAGSTVRGFVNGAQVGAGTSTAYPAGRIALVTAYASAVFDDVVVDGAGGGPTTPPTTTPPPTTTPPPTDPPPTDPPPTTPPQTGLVGWATQNGGTTGGAGGGTVTVTSATALASAVQGDAPATVRVNGAFNCSTEIRSGSNKTIIGVGAGSGWSGCGLNLRDVSNVIVRNLNISKVRAGVGNGDAIHLDNATNVWIDHNDLSSDTTSGTDYYDGLLDVTHGSNYVTVSWNRLHDHVKCSLVGHSDSNSGEDTGRLKVTYHHNVFSNCFQRNPRVRFGNPVHVYNNYYVNTANPSYSYGIATTNGAGVLVEGNYFENMTDPTHVGEGSSPAGNLVARNNQFVNSGTPQTAGSVAAIPYPYTMDAASTVKATVTAGSGTGRITG